From Mycolicibacterium nivoides, a single genomic window includes:
- a CDS encoding adenosine-specific kinase yields the protein MTTPALSWDVVSVDKPDDLNVVIGQAHFIKTVEDLHEAMVGVSPSLRFGLAFCEASGPRLVRRSGNDPELVELAVRNALAIAAGHTFVIFVREGFPVNVLNPIKGVPEVCSIFCATANPVDIVVAVTPLGRGIAGVIDGEPPLGVESDDDVAARRDLLRAIGYKL from the coding sequence GTGACCACACCGGCGCTGTCCTGGGACGTGGTGTCCGTCGACAAGCCCGACGACCTCAACGTCGTCATCGGGCAGGCGCACTTCATCAAGACGGTGGAGGACCTGCACGAGGCCATGGTGGGGGTCAGTCCGTCGTTGCGGTTCGGGTTGGCCTTCTGTGAGGCGTCCGGTCCGCGATTGGTGCGCCGCAGCGGGAATGATCCCGAGCTTGTCGAATTGGCGGTGCGCAATGCGCTCGCGATTGCCGCGGGGCACACCTTCGTGATCTTCGTGCGCGAGGGGTTCCCGGTGAACGTCCTCAACCCGATCAAAGGGGTTCCCGAGGTCTGCTCGATCTTCTGCGCCACCGCCAATCCGGTCGATATCGTCGTCGCCGTCACGCCGCTCGGCCGCGGCATCGCGGGCGTGATCGACGGAGAGCCACCGCTGGGCGTCGAATCCGACGATGACGTGGCAGCCCGGCGGGATCTGCTGCGCGCGATCGGTTACAAGCTCTGA
- a CDS encoding DUF418 domain-containing protein: MSSTRLQSLDVLRGIAILGTLGTNIWIFTHPEGLVGYLNGTPDSDWRPVEVMLQFLAQGKFLGLLTVMFGIGLALQQRSALRAGQHWPGSYPWRAVLLLLDGVVHFVLLTEFDVLMGYAITGWIVSYLLLTSPRTQRRIIATAAAVHLTLLAAITVVLLAGPSETGPRAPLEPNPYAHGSFWDLVTFRLDHVVLFRLETVFIFPMSIALFLLGARLFQAGVLEPRGTALRRRLMWLGFAVAAPVDIALEVTAGGPGLLVARYGVAPFVSLAILSAVAEFYVRRPHHRWAGRRLAEVGRMALSSYVLQNLVASAICYGWGLGLAASTPPQHRVPVTVAIYLVVVAVVMAFAHLWLRRFDRGPVEWLWNTSYRALARPTGRRQFGLPAEVATSSPNHFSLIMS; this comes from the coding sequence ATGTCCTCGACACGTCTGCAGTCCCTGGACGTCCTGCGCGGAATCGCCATCCTCGGCACCTTGGGCACCAACATTTGGATCTTCACCCATCCCGAGGGGTTGGTCGGTTACCTCAACGGCACCCCGGACTCGGACTGGCGGCCTGTCGAGGTCATGCTGCAATTCCTGGCCCAGGGCAAGTTCCTAGGCTTGCTGACCGTGATGTTCGGTATCGGCCTTGCCCTACAACAACGTTCGGCATTGCGCGCCGGGCAGCACTGGCCGGGGAGCTACCCATGGCGGGCCGTGCTGCTACTGCTCGACGGAGTGGTGCACTTTGTCCTGCTCACCGAGTTCGATGTGCTGATGGGCTACGCCATCACCGGCTGGATAGTGTCTTACCTGCTGTTGACTTCACCGCGCACGCAGCGCCGCATCATCGCGACGGCCGCCGCAGTACACCTCACGCTGCTGGCAGCGATTACCGTTGTACTGCTCGCCGGCCCGTCCGAGACCGGCCCGCGTGCACCACTGGAGCCGAATCCCTACGCGCACGGTTCGTTCTGGGATCTGGTGACATTCCGCCTCGACCACGTGGTGTTGTTCCGGTTGGAGACGGTGTTCATCTTCCCGATGTCGATCGCCCTGTTCCTGCTGGGCGCGAGGCTGTTCCAGGCCGGAGTGCTCGAGCCGCGTGGCACCGCGCTGCGCCGGCGGCTGATGTGGCTGGGTTTCGCCGTGGCAGCTCCGGTCGACATCGCATTGGAGGTGACAGCGGGCGGACCCGGACTGCTCGTGGCCCGCTACGGTGTCGCACCGTTTGTGTCACTGGCGATCCTGTCCGCCGTCGCCGAGTTCTACGTACGCCGTCCCCACCACCGATGGGCCGGGCGCCGGTTGGCCGAGGTGGGACGGATGGCGTTGTCCAGCTATGTGTTACAGAATCTGGTGGCCTCGGCGATCTGCTACGGCTGGGGTCTGGGCCTGGCCGCGAGCACTCCGCCGCAGCACCGGGTGCCAGTGACCGTCGCGATCTACCTGGTGGTGGTTGCGGTGGTCATGGCCTTCGCTCATCTGTGGCTACGCCGGTTCGACCGGGGACCGGTGGAATGGCTGTGGAACACCAGCTACCGTGCCCTGGCGCGCCCGACCGGTCGACGTCAGTTCGGGTTGCCCGCCGAGGTAGCCACATCGTCGCCGAACCACTTCTCCTTGATCATGTCGTAG
- a CDS encoding TetR/AcrR family transcriptional regulator, protein MSAPYERMADAVLRVLVAEGFEGVSVRKVAALAELSIGAVQHHFPTKDAMLAAAMDRASGRFLARLSERLAAEMSAAARLEALAVALVCPEPGDRDISVAWLLRLARAAVDERTALAHRQDWIRMSRWLADLIAEAAPGVEAESAAVELLALLDGLACAVAVEPDRVSPELAERIARGHVQRLLN, encoded by the coding sequence GTGAGCGCCCCCTATGAGCGAATGGCCGATGCGGTGTTACGCGTCCTGGTGGCCGAGGGATTCGAAGGCGTGTCGGTGCGCAAAGTCGCTGCCCTGGCCGAGCTTTCGATCGGTGCAGTGCAACACCATTTTCCGACCAAGGACGCGATGCTGGCTGCCGCGATGGATCGCGCCAGCGGCCGGTTCCTGGCTCGGCTCTCGGAGCGGCTTGCGGCAGAAATGTCTGCGGCGGCCCGATTGGAGGCATTGGCCGTGGCCCTGGTGTGCCCCGAACCAGGCGACCGGGACATCAGCGTGGCCTGGCTGTTGCGGCTGGCGCGAGCGGCTGTCGACGAGCGGACCGCGCTCGCGCACCGGCAGGATTGGATTCGGATGTCACGGTGGCTGGCCGATCTGATCGCGGAGGCGGCTCCCGGTGTGGAGGCCGAGTCGGCCGCCGTCGAGTTGCTGGCCCTGTTGGATGGGCTGGCCTGCGCAGTGGCCGTCGAGCCGGACCGGGTCAGTCCTGAGCTTGCCGAGCGGATCGCCCGCGGCCATGTGCAGCGCCTGCTGAACTGA